A single genomic interval of bacterium harbors:
- a CDS encoding aminoacetone oxidase family FAD-binding enzyme, giving the protein SLGRKLAVTGSGRGNLSHRGLNANRYACDAPEALHALLHRFDHDWLRRELLEQGVLTYCSDDGWCYPVSHSAAAVSAILAIAVAKHKVVVATGCKITAVKKNDDGFDVKDDHGDGRTVQRLIVATGGKAHPQLGGDDSALAWLAELGVTVRPMRPALAPLIAEMRSLHKLQGVRLDVAAELYGNGRLLGRSMGNLIFTQFGVNGPAAMDLSHLVDASPHQPMQLLLNFLPNQLEDFMMLVRKKKQPGWPLLALLESALPAKLAARIVSKLDVPMDQDLATLSEEQGSRLMSLLTAFPISVTGVKDFHHAQLTAGGVPLSEIDTATMECRRVRGLFLAGEVLDVVGPCGGFNLHFAFASGALAGIGAGRL; this is encoded by the coding sequence CTCTCTGGGCCGCAAACTGGCAGTCACTGGCAGCGGCCGGGGCAATCTCAGTCATCGCGGCCTTAACGCAAATCGCTACGCCTGCGATGCGCCGGAGGCGCTGCACGCTCTGCTGCACCGGTTTGATCACGATTGGCTGCGACGCGAACTGCTGGAACAGGGCGTTCTCACCTATTGCAGCGACGACGGATGGTGTTACCCCGTGTCCCATTCCGCCGCAGCGGTCTCTGCCATTCTGGCCATCGCAGTGGCGAAACACAAGGTTGTCGTGGCGACAGGGTGCAAAATAACCGCAGTGAAAAAAAACGACGATGGTTTTGATGTGAAGGATGATCACGGCGACGGCAGAACCGTGCAGCGTCTCATCGTCGCCACCGGCGGCAAAGCGCATCCGCAGCTGGGCGGCGACGACAGCGCGTTAGCCTGGCTCGCCGAACTGGGTGTGACGGTGCGACCTATGCGGCCGGCCTTGGCGCCGCTGATCGCTGAGATGCGCTCTTTGCACAAACTACAGGGCGTTCGTCTGGATGTGGCGGCTGAATTATACGGAAACGGCCGTCTGCTGGGCCGATCGATGGGCAATCTGATTTTCACTCAATTCGGGGTGAACGGCCCGGCGGCCATGGATCTCAGCCATTTGGTCGACGCCTCCCCGCATCAACCCATGCAGCTCCTGCTGAATTTTCTTCCGAATCAATTGGAGGACTTTATGATGCTGGTTCGAAAAAAAAAACAACCGGGGTGGCCGTTGCTGGCGTTGCTCGAGTCGGCGCTGCCGGCTAAGCTGGCAGCCCGGATCGTAAGCAAGTTGGATGTGCCCATGGATCAGGATTTAGCCACGCTTAGCGAAGAGCAGGGCAGCCGGCTGATGTCGCTCCTGACCGCTTTTCCGATTTCCGTTACAGGAGTCAAAGATTTTCATCATGCCCAGTTGACTGCCGGAGGGGTGCCGCTCAGTGAGATTGATACCGCCACAATGGAATGCCGTCGTGTCCGTGGTTTATTTCTCGCCGGTGAAGTCCTGGATGTTGTAGGACCATGTGGCGGTTTCAACCTTCATTTCGCGTTCGCATCAGGCGCTCTGGCAGGCATCGGTGCAGGACGACTTTGA